Proteins from one Candidatus Margulisiibacteriota bacterium genomic window:
- a CDS encoding LptF/LptG family permease, with protein MIKIIDRYIFKELLEPFLFGLGAFTAILSSSMIMFELVRRVVINGMPLLVALQIFVLRLPGIVVYIFPMATLLAALLAFSRLSHDSEVIAFRASGITLFRLIVPALALGLLVSLINMSFSEVVVPESNKAAKNLLIETTARRQPKLQKNVFLPEMEGGSLKRIFYAETMQGDEMSGVVVQEFSGGKLGQIVNARSAKWVMGKNQWLFRDGTIYLLAESGEYKHLIKFAEQYVTIKYTPADFSTGDRNPDEMTIGQLRDYIALKEKMGVETTDLKIQLNMKMAIPFASLVFALLGAPLGLSPRRASGSIGLGISIIVIFFYYITMFIAMAVGEMKLIPPGGAAWLPNILTGAVGYFILRQKAEQ; from the coding sequence TTGATCAAGATCATCGACCGGTACATCTTCAAGGAACTGCTCGAGCCGTTCCTCTTCGGCCTCGGCGCCTTTACCGCCATCCTTTCCTCGTCGATGATCATGTTCGAGCTGGTCCGCCGGGTCGTGATCAACGGGATGCCGCTCCTCGTCGCCCTGCAGATCTTTGTCCTGCGGCTGCCCGGCATCGTCGTCTACATCTTCCCGATGGCGACGCTGTTGGCCGCGCTGCTCGCTTTTTCCCGCCTGTCGCACGACAGCGAGGTGATCGCCTTCCGCGCTTCCGGCATCACGCTGTTCCGCCTGATCGTGCCGGCCCTGGCGCTCGGCTTGCTCGTTTCGTTGATCAATATGAGCTTTTCCGAGGTCGTGGTGCCGGAATCGAACAAGGCGGCCAAAAATCTGTTGATCGAGACCACCGCCCGGCGCCAGCCGAAACTGCAGAAGAACGTCTTCCTGCCGGAAATGGAGGGGGGCTCGCTGAAACGGATCTTTTACGCCGAGACGATGCAGGGGGACGAGATGTCCGGCGTGGTGGTGCAGGAGTTCAGCGGGGGGAAGCTGGGGCAGATCGTCAACGCCCGCTCGGCCAAGTGGGTCATGGGTAAGAACCAGTGGCTCTTCCGCGACGGGACGATCTACCTGCTGGCCGAGAGCGGCGAGTACAAGCACCTGATCAAGTTCGCCGAGCAGTACGTGACGATCAAATACACGCCGGCCGACTTTTCGACCGGCGACCGGAACCCCGACGAGATGACCATCGGCCAGCTGCGCGATTACATCGCCCTGAAGGAAAAGATGGGGGTGGAGACGACCGACCTGAAGATCCAGCTGAACATGAAAATGGCCATTCCCTTCGCCTCGCTGGTCTTCGCCCTGCTCGGGGCGCCGCTCGGCCTGTCGCCGCGGCGGGCGTCCGGCTCGATCGGCCTGGGGATCTCGATCATCGTCATCTTCTTCTACTACATCACCATGTTCATCGCCATGGCGGTCGGCGAGATGAAGCTCATCCCGCCGGGGGGCGCCGCCTGGCTGCCGAACATCTTGACCGGCGCCGTCGGTTATTTCATTTTGCGCCAGAAGGCCGAACAGTAA
- a CDS encoding DUF167 domain-containing protein, translating into MSEILVEIKVVPGGERNELHGTRLHITSPEHDGRTNETVIDILAEHYNVKKNRIKIMKGHNSLQKTIKII; encoded by the coding sequence ATGTCAGAAATACTGGTGGAGATCAAGGTCGTCCCCGGCGGGGAGCGCAACGAACTGCACGGCACGCGGCTGCACATCACGTCGCCGGAGCACGACGGCCGGACCAACGAAACGGTGATCGATATTTTGGCCGAGCATTACAACGTCAAAAAGAACCGGATCAAGATCATGAAGGGGCACAATTCGCTCCAGAAAACGATCAAGATCATTTAA
- a CDS encoding DUF3084 domain-containing protein gives MSLFTLRILLLLAVLSGTIAFVGNRVGKYIGKRRVTIFGLRPRYTAMVITVISGMLIALGTVGIMLALSQSVRTALLGLERLQTEIGVKTAELATANKSLDEVRRQQRQLAEELVAAKQEVSQLQRAKQQLSREVKTARQGEVLFKKGEIISLSLIQAGPDKDKIVEGLNLITANADDSLRQLGIRSAVPIVTVNEEEFNETVYSLLGENRPYIVKLVADSNSVWGEPVPALFALAENKLVYRAGAEIVSGEVAGGLTQAQEEQAVMQLLRRAHQAARDQGIVPDPAGSIGSVPYSQISDTARKIRGLGRKAVLRIVAQKDIYAIGPLAVDLKVSGR, from the coding sequence ATGTCGCTTTTCACCCTGAGGATCCTCCTGCTTCTGGCCGTGCTCAGCGGCACGATCGCGTTCGTCGGCAACCGGGTCGGCAAGTACATCGGCAAGCGGCGGGTGACCATTTTCGGCCTGCGCCCGCGCTACACCGCCATGGTCATCACCGTCATTTCCGGCATGTTGATCGCCCTCGGCACGGTCGGTATCATGCTGGCGCTGTCGCAGAGCGTCCGCACCGCGCTGCTCGGGCTGGAACGGCTGCAGACGGAGATCGGCGTAAAAACGGCGGAGCTGGCGACGGCCAACAAGTCCCTCGACGAGGTCCGGCGGCAGCAGCGGCAGCTGGCCGAGGAGCTGGTCGCCGCCAAACAAGAGGTCTCCCAACTACAGCGCGCCAAGCAGCAGTTGAGCCGGGAGGTCAAGACCGCCCGCCAGGGGGAAGTGCTGTTCAAGAAAGGGGAGATCATCTCCCTGTCGCTGATCCAGGCCGGGCCCGATAAAGATAAGATCGTGGAAGGGTTGAACCTGATCACCGCCAATGCCGACGACAGTCTCCGCCAGCTCGGCATCAGGTCGGCCGTGCCGATCGTCACGGTCAACGAAGAGGAGTTCAACGAGACCGTTTACTCGCTACTGGGCGAAAACCGGCCTTATATCGTCAAACTGGTGGCGGACAGCAATTCGGTCTGGGGAGAGCCGGTCCCGGCGCTTTTTGCGCTGGCGGAGAACAAACTGGTCTACCGGGCGGGGGCGGAGATCGTCAGCGGCGAGGTCGCCGGCGGCCTGACCCAGGCGCAGGAAGAGCAGGCGGTGATGCAGCTGCTGAGGCGCGCGCACCAGGCGGCGCGGGATCAGGGGATCGTCCCCGATCCGGCCGGTTCGATCGGCAGCGTCCCGTATTCGCAGATCTCCGATACCGCCCGCAAGATCAGGGGGCTCGGCCGCAAGGCGGTCCTGCGGATCGTCGCCCAGAAAGACATTTACGCGATCGGCCCGCTGGCGGTCGACCTGAAGGTGAGCGGCCGGTGA
- a CDS encoding resolvase, whose product MILAIDPGSAKSGLAVLEENGAVRHRAVVASADLPGALAPLLTVYRPTAVVIGRGHYGRRIAQELTGLNLIYVNEKDSTWLARRRYWRENPPAGWRKLLPTSLRVPPVPVDDWSAVIIGERYLAS is encoded by the coding sequence GTGATCCTGGCGATCGATCCCGGCAGCGCCAAGAGCGGCCTGGCCGTTCTCGAGGAGAACGGCGCGGTCCGGCACCGGGCGGTGGTCGCCAGCGCCGACCTGCCCGGCGCGCTCGCGCCGCTGCTTACGGTCTATCGCCCGACCGCTGTGGTGATCGGCCGCGGCCACTACGGCCGGCGGATCGCCCAGGAGCTGACCGGCCTGAATCTGATCTATGTCAACGAAAAAGACTCGACCTGGCTTGCCCGCCGGCGCTACTGGCGGGAGAATCCCCCCGCCGGCTGGCGCAAATTGCTGCCGACCTCGCTCCGCGTCCCGCCCGTGCCGGTCGACGACTGGTCCGCAGTCATCATCGGCGAACGATATTTAGCTTCTTAG
- the trpD gene encoding anthranilate phosphoribosyltransferase: protein MKDAIRKVVEGHNLTREEAAIAMDTIMQGNATPSQIAAFITALHTKKESVDEITGFAEKMREHAVNIFPHAKNLVDTCGTGGDHAGTFNISTISALIAAGAGVNIAKHGNRSITSRCGSADLLEALGVKIDIEPKAVEECINEVGIGFIYAPRFHRAMRFAAPTRREIGISTVFNILGPLSNPANAGAQVLGVFHAELTEIMAAVLKNLKVKHALVVHGNDGLDEISLCEQTKVTELRDGKLETYHLKPEDFGLLRVGNEELRGGSAAENAEIAIRILANEEKEARRQVVLLNAAAAIYVGGLAKNLKEGLALAEQSLASGAAKKKLEGLVQFTSKQTS from the coding sequence ATGAAAGACGCTATCCGTAAAGTCGTCGAAGGCCACAACCTCACTCGCGAAGAGGCGGCGATCGCCATGGATACTATCATGCAGGGGAACGCCACACCGTCGCAGATCGCCGCCTTTATCACCGCCCTCCACACCAAGAAAGAGAGCGTCGACGAGATCACCGGCTTTGCCGAGAAGATGCGCGAACACGCGGTCAACATCTTCCCGCACGCCAAGAACCTGGTCGACACCTGCGGCACCGGCGGCGACCACGCCGGCACGTTCAATATCTCGACCATCTCCGCCCTGATCGCGGCCGGGGCCGGGGTCAACATCGCCAAGCACGGCAACCGCTCGATCACCAGCCGCTGCGGCTCGGCGGACCTGCTCGAAGCGCTCGGCGTCAAGATCGACATCGAGCCGAAAGCGGTGGAAGAGTGCATCAACGAGGTCGGCATCGGCTTTATCTACGCCCCCCGGTTCCACCGGGCGATGCGCTTTGCCGCGCCGACCCGCCGGGAGATCGGCATCAGCACCGTCTTCAATATCCTCGGCCCGCTCTCCAACCCGGCGAACGCCGGCGCCCAGGTGCTCGGCGTCTTCCACGCGGAGCTGACCGAGATCATGGCGGCGGTGCTCAAGAACCTGAAAGTGAAACACGCGCTCGTCGTCCACGGCAACGACGGCCTCGACGAGATCTCGCTCTGCGAACAGACCAAAGTGACCGAGCTGCGGGACGGCAAGCTGGAAACCTACCACCTGAAGCCGGAAGACTTCGGCCTCCTGCGCGTCGGCAACGAAGAGCTGCGCGGCGGCTCCGCGGCGGAGAACGCCGAGATCGCCATCCGCATTTTAGCTAATGAGGAAAAAGAGGCGCGGCGCCAGGTCGTGCTGCTTAACGCGGCGGCGGCGATCTACGTCGGCGGGCTGGCTAAGAACTTAAAGGAAGGGTTGGCCCTGGCGGAGCAGTCGCTCGCTTCCGGCGCGGCCAAAAAGAAACTGGAGGGATTAGTCCAATTTACATCAAAACAGACAAGTTAG
- the tsf gene encoding translation elongation factor Ts produces the protein MTEISTEMVKQLREKTGIGMMDCKAALAEAKGNFEEAIDILRKKGLSAIARRAGRVAAQGIVDSYIHLGGKIGVLVEVNCETDFVAKSTDFQAFVKDLCLQVAAANPQYVSRDEVPDGIIDHEKEIISTQAKTEGKPEKAIAKIAEGRLEKFYSEVCLLDQPFIRDQKIVIKDLLGELSAKIGENLVIRRFVRFQLGEKS, from the coding sequence ATGACTGAGATCTCGACCGAAATGGTGAAGCAGCTCCGCGAAAAGACCGGCATCGGCATGATGGATTGCAAGGCGGCCTTGGCGGAAGCAAAAGGCAATTTTGAGGAAGCGATCGACATCCTGCGCAAAAAAGGGTTATCCGCTATCGCCCGCCGGGCCGGCCGCGTCGCCGCCCAGGGGATAGTCGATTCCTACATCCACCTCGGCGGCAAGATCGGCGTCCTGGTCGAAGTGAACTGCGAGACCGATTTCGTCGCCAAGAGCACCGATTTCCAGGCGTTCGTCAAGGACCTCTGCCTGCAGGTCGCCGCGGCCAATCCGCAGTACGTCTCCCGCGACGAAGTGCCGGACGGCATCATCGACCACGAGAAAGAGATCATCTCCACCCAGGCGAAAACCGAAGGGAAACCGGAAAAAGCGATCGCCAAGATCGCCGAAGGCCGGCTGGAGAAGTTCTACTCCGAGGTCTGCCTGCTCGACCAGCCGTTCATCCGCGACCAGAAGATCGTGATCAAGGACCTGCTCGGCGAGCTCTCCGCCAAGATCGGCGAGAACCTGGTCATCCGCCGGTTCGTCCGGTTCCAACTTGGCGAAAAGTCCTAA
- the polA gene encoding DNA polymerase I: MAKSPNTKVLLIDGNSLAYRAFYALPDTMRTAAGITTNAVYGFTSMLLKLLDDKPDYVAIAFDRPEPTFRHKEYKEYKATREKAPPTLHEQLPFVKEVAQALDIPVYEQAGFEADDLIGTLAIAAEKAGHDVVIVSGDLDGLQLVNDHIKVLTTRKGITDTVLYGAKEVAERYDGLRPNQLIDYKALKGDTSDNIPGVPKVGEKTAIELLKEYGTLENIYANLDKIKKPALKENLKNNLPLAEMSRRLGTIVTSVPLQIDFDRLKRGAIDWPKVVPLLQKLEFNSLVKKYAGGLPDLQPAKVIEQKREAIAKLHYKCVQTESDLKALLAELAKADAFAFDLETTSLDVFNAQIVGIAFSTAAQTAYYLPYKRQDLTALFQSAKLKIGHNLKYDIEVLKANGIEVAGPYFDTMVAAYLLDPTAGKYSLKYLAKQFLGREMLKFEEVSPDQNFADVPLELATDYAGSDADATFALYEIFSLALRAQKMDKLLTEIEMPLLAALIGMEMTGIAIDAPLLAKMSGEIAVELQELERHIFAIAGEVFNLNSPKQLSQILFTKLLLPVKKRTKSGQSTDAEVLEELAGEKFEIAEKLLNYRQLTKLKSTYIDVLPTLVQPRTGRLHTSFNQTITATGRLSSSDPNLQNIPARLKPAFIPGEKGWALVDADYSQIELRVLAHLSGDPVLLKAFQEDRDIHQSTADELGIPRAAAKTVNFGVIYGISDFGLARQLGIKRTEAASYIEKYFRKHQGVKAFLDRTIKEARENGYVTTLLGRKRPLPDINSPHGGLRAAAERMAINAPVQGTAADLIKIAMVRVNEQLTTYNLQAKMILQVHDELLFECPEAERETVKQIVKDEMEKALTLAVPVKVTVGAGPNWSAAK, from the coding sequence TTGGCGAAAAGTCCTAACACTAAAGTCCTCCTGATCGACGGCAACTCCCTCGCCTACCGGGCGTTCTACGCTTTGCCCGACACGATGCGGACCGCCGCGGGGATCACGACCAACGCCGTTTACGGCTTCACCTCCATGCTCCTCAAACTGCTGGACGATAAACCCGACTACGTTGCCATTGCTTTTGACCGGCCGGAGCCGACGTTCCGCCACAAAGAGTACAAGGAGTATAAGGCGACACGGGAAAAAGCGCCGCCCACCCTGCACGAACAGCTGCCGTTCGTCAAAGAGGTGGCGCAGGCGCTCGATATCCCGGTCTACGAGCAGGCCGGCTTCGAGGCCGACGACCTGATCGGCACGCTGGCGATCGCGGCGGAGAAAGCGGGGCACGACGTCGTCATCGTCTCCGGCGACCTGGACGGGCTCCAGCTGGTCAACGACCACATCAAGGTCTTAACGACCCGGAAAGGGATCACTGACACGGTCCTGTACGGGGCAAAAGAAGTGGCCGAACGCTACGATGGGCTCCGGCCCAACCAGCTGATCGATTACAAGGCGCTCAAAGGCGACACCTCGGACAATATCCCCGGCGTCCCCAAGGTCGGCGAAAAGACGGCGATCGAACTGTTGAAAGAGTACGGCACGCTGGAGAACATTTACGCCAACCTGGACAAGATCAAGAAACCGGCGCTCAAGGAAAACCTCAAAAACAACCTGCCGCTCGCCGAAATGAGCCGGCGGCTCGGGACGATCGTGACCAGCGTCCCTCTCCAGATCGACTTCGACCGGCTGAAACGGGGGGCGATCGACTGGCCCAAGGTCGTGCCGCTCCTCCAGAAGCTGGAGTTCAACAGCTTGGTCAAAAAATACGCCGGCGGCCTCCCCGACCTGCAGCCCGCCAAAGTGATCGAGCAGAAACGCGAGGCGATCGCCAAGCTGCACTACAAGTGCGTGCAGACGGAGTCCGACCTGAAAGCGCTGCTGGCCGAACTGGCGAAGGCCGACGCTTTCGCCTTTGACCTGGAAACGACCTCGCTCGACGTCTTTAACGCGCAGATCGTCGGCATTGCTTTCTCGACCGCGGCGCAGACGGCGTATTATTTACCGTATAAGCGGCAGGACCTTACCGCGCTCTTCCAGAGCGCTAAATTAAAGATCGGCCATAACCTGAAATACGATATTGAAGTTTTAAAAGCCAACGGCATCGAGGTCGCCGGGCCCTACTTCGACACGATGGTCGCCGCCTATCTCCTCGATCCGACCGCCGGCAAATATTCGCTCAAATACCTGGCCAAGCAGTTCCTCGGCCGGGAGATGCTCAAGTTCGAGGAAGTCAGCCCGGACCAGAATTTTGCCGACGTGCCGCTTGAGCTGGCGACCGATTACGCCGGCAGCGACGCCGACGCGACCTTTGCCCTTTACGAAATATTCTCCCTGGCGCTGCGCGCGCAGAAAATGGACAAACTGCTGACGGAGATCGAGATGCCGCTGTTGGCCGCGCTGATCGGCATGGAAATGACCGGGATCGCGATCGACGCCCCGCTGCTCGCCAAAATGTCGGGCGAGATCGCCGTCGAGCTCCAGGAGCTGGAGCGGCACATCTTCGCCATTGCCGGCGAGGTCTTCAACCTCAATTCGCCCAAGCAGCTTTCCCAAATACTTTTTACCAAGCTGCTGCTGCCGGTCAAGAAACGGACCAAGTCGGGCCAGTCGACCGACGCCGAAGTGCTGGAGGAGCTGGCCGGCGAGAAGTTCGAGATCGCCGAAAAGCTCCTGAACTACCGCCAGCTGACCAAGCTGAAAAGCACCTACATCGACGTCCTGCCGACGCTGGTCCAGCCGCGCACCGGCCGGCTGCACACTTCGTTCAACCAGACGATCACCGCCACCGGGCGGCTCTCCAGCTCGGACCCGAACTTGCAGAACATCCCGGCCCGCCTGAAGCCCGCCTTCATCCCCGGGGAAAAAGGCTGGGCCCTGGTCGACGCCGATTATTCGCAGATCGAGCTCCGGGTCCTGGCGCATCTCTCCGGCGACCCGGTCTTGCTCAAAGCTTTCCAGGAAGACCGCGATATCCACCAGTCGACGGCCGACGAGCTCGGCATCCCGCGCGCCGCCGCCAAGACCGTCAACTTCGGCGTGATCTACGGCATCTCCGATTTCGGCCTTGCCCGCCAGCTCGGGATCAAGCGGACCGAGGCGGCCAGCTACATCGAGAAATATTTCCGGAAGCACCAGGGGGTCAAGGCGTTCCTCGACCGGACGATCAAGGAAGCGCGCGAGAACGGCTACGTTACGACGCTGCTCGGGCGCAAGCGGCCGCTCCCCGACATCAACAGCCCGCACGGCGGCCTGCGCGCGGCGGCGGAGCGGATGGCGATCAACGCCCCGGTCCAGGGGACGGCGGCGGACCTGATCAAGATCGCCATGGTACGGGTTAACGAACAACTAACAACTTACAACTTACAAGCAAAAATGATCTTACAAGTTCACGATGAATTGCTATTTGAATGCCCCGAGGCAGAGAGAGAAACGGTCAAACAGATCGTGAAAGATGAGATGGAAAAGGCGCTGACGCTAGCGGTACCGGTCAAAGTGACGGTCGGGGCGGGACCGAACTGGTCCGCGGCCAAGTAG
- the lptB gene encoding LPS export ABC transporter ATP-binding protein, producing MYIKTDKLVKNYGKKVAVNGVSVEVNQGEVVGLLGPNGAGKTTTFYMVVGLIKPNAGKVFLGDHDITNYPMHKRSQQGIGYLPQEPSIFRKLSVEENIFILWELMPEIPKKEYETRLVKLLDELGVTHLRKQKAYSLSGGEQRRVEIARALSTNPAFLLLDEPFTGIDPKTVTDLQGIICHLKDKGIGVLITDHNVRETLAIVDRAYIIHKGAILVSGNSQTVAESEDAKKFYLGEEFQL from the coding sequence ATTTACATCAAAACAGACAAGTTAGTCAAAAACTACGGCAAGAAGGTCGCGGTCAACGGCGTTTCCGTCGAGGTCAACCAGGGGGAAGTGGTCGGCCTGCTCGGCCCGAACGGGGCGGGGAAGACGACCACTTTTTACATGGTCGTCGGCCTGATCAAGCCGAACGCCGGGAAAGTTTTCCTCGGCGACCACGACATCACCAATTACCCGATGCATAAGCGCTCCCAGCAGGGGATCGGCTACCTGCCGCAGGAGCCGTCGATCTTCCGCAAGCTGTCGGTCGAAGAGAATATTTTTATCCTTTGGGAGCTGATGCCGGAGATCCCGAAAAAGGAATACGAGACCCGGCTGGTCAAGCTGCTCGACGAGCTCGGCGTTACTCACCTGCGCAAACAGAAAGCTTATTCCCTGTCGGGCGGCGAACAGCGGCGGGTGGAGATCGCCCGGGCGCTTTCGACCAACCCGGCGTTCCTCCTGCTCGACGAGCCGTTCACCGGCATCGACCCGAAAACGGTCACCGACCTGCAGGGGATCATCTGCCACCTGAAGGACAAGGGGATCGGCGTGCTGATCACCGACCATAACGTCCGCGAGACGCTGGCGATCGTTGACCGCGCCTACATCATCCACAAGGGAGCGATCCTGGTCTCCGGCAATTCGCAGACCGTGGCCGAGAGCGAAGACGCCAAGAAATTCTACCTCGGCGAAGAATTCCAGCTTTGA
- a CDS encoding HD domain-containing protein: MSTVSNNRAIVRVQDLRRYQAPTKAVWRNILLQQRLMIKTHGLPPSERVFLAGPVGAPRIFPKQYLNEILTITAGLDEAGVVLVLKAYNKVRQAFAGKTRLSGRPCIDHLVDTAYLLRTVMENRDPVLLAAGLLHDIIEDIGVTYEELKQEFGAEVADLVDAETKLSKEIDRDIRDLEYLKKLIKGISQDPRVALLKAADNLSNNRDQEVFPKEKQLEHAGETMEIYVPIMDAMGVWEMRLRLEDSALKYRDLPEYPETIALYDRVMAQNKGLFLELEAKIKEVLAAKGFKGARVELRQRAVSEVFRKMRRSGRTLEDLLAENPLYLHYINVEVNSALDKDVYRAMATLRDTNMQPRHKENQLSGFQPRGEKLLDFVSFPRRGYRALQSYFVKEGLPGSLLITVNNKAMNRSNRLGFAAAGADAAPRPNWFKQSYDWLDKLLNYSRNLLSADEVRELIGEVTYPIIVYTQNGRRVKLPRGATPLDFAFLEEPILAQFTTGAKVNGVGVPLNRPLRSNETVELEHGREMQVSPTWLSWVGSTGSAEAIRCLLQTKTPEERRTLALNALNRAAQGEYLNMLNITAVSWLPRFIARLNEKYSLAYKTAPDLIAGVGRGEIDPEQVITDFLTFFQELLKQRVAEGTRSRQRYIFVVHTENRVGILKEITTEISRLKLNIDINLASGGEDGGSLFFTVSAYSSLQRDQVRNILLKFGELEKCLRIPNNKFDRLSRMLSGLMERLGEKV; the protein is encoded by the coding sequence GTGAGTACCGTGAGTAACAACCGGGCGATCGTCCGCGTGCAAGACCTGCGGCGTTACCAGGCGCCGACCAAGGCCGTCTGGCGCAACATCCTGCTCCAGCAAAGATTAATGATCAAGACGCACGGCCTGCCGCCGTCGGAACGGGTCTTCCTGGCCGGGCCGGTCGGCGCTCCCCGGATCTTCCCCAAACAATACCTCAACGAGATCCTGACCATCACCGCCGGGCTGGATGAGGCGGGGGTCGTGCTCGTCCTCAAAGCTTACAACAAAGTGCGGCAAGCGTTCGCCGGGAAAACGCGGTTATCGGGCCGGCCCTGCATCGACCACCTGGTCGATACCGCCTATCTCCTCCGGACAGTCATGGAGAACCGCGATCCGGTCCTGCTTGCGGCCGGCTTGCTGCACGATATTATCGAAGATATTGGAGTTACTTATGAGGAGCTGAAACAGGAATTCGGCGCCGAGGTGGCCGACCTGGTCGACGCGGAGACCAAACTGAGCAAGGAGATCGACCGCGATATACGAGATCTGGAATATCTGAAAAAACTGATCAAGGGGATCAGCCAGGACCCGCGCGTTGCCCTGCTCAAGGCGGCCGACAACCTGAGCAATAACCGCGACCAGGAAGTTTTCCCGAAAGAGAAACAGCTCGAGCACGCCGGGGAAACCATGGAGATCTACGTCCCGATCATGGACGCGATGGGGGTCTGGGAGATGCGGCTCCGGCTGGAGGACTCGGCGCTCAAATACCGCGACCTGCCGGAATATCCTGAGACGATCGCGCTGTATGACCGGGTAATGGCGCAGAACAAGGGGCTTTTCCTGGAGCTGGAAGCCAAGATCAAAGAAGTGCTGGCGGCCAAAGGCTTTAAAGGGGCGCGCGTCGAGCTGCGCCAGCGGGCGGTCTCGGAAGTTTTCCGGAAAATGCGGCGGAGCGGCCGGACGCTGGAAGACCTGCTGGCCGAGAACCCGCTTTACCTCCACTACATCAACGTGGAGGTCAACAGCGCGCTGGACAAGGACGTTTACCGGGCGATGGCGACGCTGCGCGACACCAATATGCAGCCGCGGCACAAGGAAAACCAGCTCTCGGGCTTCCAGCCGCGCGGCGAGAAGCTGCTCGATTTCGTCAGCTTCCCGCGCCGCGGCTACCGCGCCCTGCAGTCGTACTTTGTCAAGGAGGGATTGCCGGGGAGCCTGCTGATCACCGTTAACAACAAGGCGATGAACCGGAGCAACCGGCTCGGTTTTGCCGCGGCCGGGGCCGACGCCGCGCCGCGCCCCAACTGGTTCAAGCAGAGCTACGACTGGCTGGACAAGCTGCTCAACTACAGCCGCAACCTCCTCTCGGCCGACGAAGTGCGCGAACTGATCGGCGAGGTGACCTATCCGATCATCGTTTATACCCAGAACGGCCGCCGGGTGAAACTGCCGCGCGGCGCGACCCCGCTCGATTTCGCTTTTTTGGAAGAGCCGATCCTCGCCCAGTTTACCACCGGCGCCAAGGTCAACGGCGTCGGCGTTCCGCTGAACCGGCCGCTCCGGAGCAACGAGACGGTCGAGCTCGAGCACGGCCGGGAGATGCAGGTCTCCCCGACCTGGTTATCCTGGGTCGGCTCGACCGGGAGCGCCGAAGCGATCAGGTGCCTGCTCCAGACCAAGACGCCGGAGGAGCGGCGGACGCTGGCGCTCAACGCGCTGAACCGGGCGGCGCAGGGGGAATACCTGAACATGCTTAACATTACGGCCGTTTCCTGGCTGCCCCGGTTCATCGCCCGGTTGAACGAGAAATACAGTTTGGCTTACAAGACGGCGCCCGACTTGATCGCCGGCGTCGGCCGGGGAGAGATCGATCCGGAACAGGTTATCACCGATTTCCTGACCTTTTTCCAGGAACTGCTTAAGCAGCGGGTCGCGGAAGGGACGAGGAGCCGGCAGCGCTACATCTTTGTCGTGCATACCGAGAACCGGGTCGGCATCCTGAAGGAGATCACGACCGAGATCAGCCGGCTGAAACTGAACATCGACATCAACCTGGCGAGCGGCGGCGAGGACGGCGGCTCGCTCTTTTTCACCGTGTCGGCCTACAGCAGCCTGCAGCGCGACCAGGTCAGGAACATCCTGTTAAAGTTCGGCGAGCTGGAGAAATGTTTGCGGATACCCAATAACAAGTTCGACCGGTTGAGCCGGATGCTTAGCGGGTTGATGGAAAGGCTGGGCGAAAAAGTCTAA
- the rpsB gene encoding 30S ribosomal protein S2 has protein sequence MPVVTMKELLEAGVHFGHQSKRWNPKMGRYIYAARNGIHVIDLHKTIPLIEKAYEFIKNAAANGSVLFIGTKKQAMEAIEEEAKRCGMFYVNQRWMGGTLTNFKTLKKNIARLNDIEKMKEDGTYGLLPKKEVILLEREHRKLMRGLGGIRQMVALPSAVFIVDILKEQTALKEARRLGIPIVAIVDTNTDPDEIDYPIPGNDDAIRSIKLLTSIVASAVLAGREMSKPVEEQTEEIAAPLEVEEAETLTMEEHLENTVLSQVIMPKEEEEEKRVGF, from the coding sequence ATGCCTGTAGTTACAATGAAAGAGCTGCTTGAGGCCGGTGTCCATTTTGGCCACCAGAGCAAGCGGTGGAACCCGAAAATGGGGCGGTACATTTACGCCGCCCGGAACGGCATCCATGTCATCGATCTCCACAAAACCATCCCGCTGATCGAAAAAGCGTACGAATTCATCAAGAACGCCGCCGCCAACGGCTCGGTCCTCTTCATCGGCACCAAGAAGCAGGCGATGGAAGCGATCGAGGAAGAAGCCAAGCGCTGCGGCATGTTCTACGTCAACCAGCGCTGGATGGGCGGCACGCTGACCAACTTTAAGACCCTGAAAAAGAACATCGCCCGCCTCAACGATATCGAAAAGATGAAAGAGGACGGCACCTACGGCCTCCTGCCGAAGAAAGAGGTCATCCTGCTCGAGCGCGAGCACCGCAAGCTGATGCGCGGCCTCGGCGGGATCCGCCAGATGGTCGCCCTCCCCTCGGCCGTGTTCATCGTCGACATCCTCAAGGAGCAGACGGCGCTCAAGGAAGCGCGGCGGCTCGGCATCCCGATCGTCGCCATTGTCGACACCAACACCGACCCGGACGAGATCGACTACCCGATCCCGGGCAACGACGACGCCATCCGCTCGATCAAGCTGCTGACCAGCATCGTCGCCTCCGCCGTCCTGGCCGGCCGCGAAATGTCCAAGCCGGTCGAAGAGCAGACGGAAGAGATCGCCGCCCCGCTCGAGGTCGAAGAAGCCGAGACCCTGACCATGGAAGAACACCTGGAGAACACCGTGCTGTCCCAGGTGATCATGCCGAAGGAAGAGGAAGAAGAAAAGAGGGTTGGTTTCTAA